One genomic segment of Drosophila melanogaster chromosome 3R includes these proteins:
- the dan gene encoding distal antenna, isoform A, protein MNIRMGTKGKRPLRSLTPRDKIHAIQRIHDGESKASVARDIGVPESTLRGWCKNEDKLRFMSRQSATDNLCADALGDKMDGGGGGGGGAGGGGLLGPPEKRQRLDGALPLNFSNKLKFDELAFKRSPLNGLDYSTNKNLADLGYNGLPVDYAAFNGGVKAKVFGADINRPAADPSLNAISPLSSLTHLSGLTGISQSPLAISFNELTTNLNLLAQLNPGLAAMSGLNSFPAGAGNLRTPKPSGQTPLQVQSPRSDSGDRSAQGLSVKNWAKQKPGEGQGSLNLSIKNEGKGGDIKSPSPSIAPSQMGGPMTLSNLAEDPLLYWLKSQQTMLGLNPLYPPTIPMGVTSPPIRSSTPQHMSQLAQTPPIPSAPLTPSSTPSGSLDEKNAAWYNWCKAFGASLHTLNPNAATLAALQANQLQQQVATTAAEGGSMGDPSNILYSHLTKETETPSVRSLSSNEQNPEADEATETDLDGEVEPEASGKPEDLSAAGKVMTPSQSPIAHSSGSRSPEPKAKTKTPETTNSTSECKKILDNMLFKMGGMEATGPLMPEQGSSESEGSFQDTSNPHTNNNDVSASNNNNNNNSNKTDEEEKAKYLDCTADEDIEAIRHGEKFLQWLENCSNPRVTAVQLMQLRFLIAAIKSGNETPMIEKSALPEDSEEHAAEEEGSGRGKSRRRK, encoded by the coding sequence ATGAACATCCGCATGGGCACAAAGGGCAAGCGTCCCCTGCGGAGCCTGACGCCCCGCGACAAGATCCATGCCATCCAGAGGATCCACGATGGCGAGTCCAAGGCCTCGGTGGCCAGGGACATCGGCGTGCCCGAGTCCACGCTGCGCGGCTGGTGCAAGAACGAGGACAAGCTCCGCTTCATGTCCCGCCAGTCTGCCACGGATAACCTCTGCGCCGACGCCCTGGGCGATAAGATggatggaggaggaggaggaggtggtggagcAGGCGGCGGAGGTCTTCTGGGACCGCCGGAGAAACGCCAGCGTTTGGACGGCGCCCTGCCCCTGAACTTCTCCAACAAACTGAAGTTCGATGAGCTGGCCTTCAAGCGATCCCCTCTGAATGGCCTGGACTACAGTACAAACAAGAATCTGGCCGATCTTGGGTACAATGGGCTGCCCGTAGACTATGCGGCCTTTAATGGCGGGGTCAAGGCCAAAGTGTTTGGTGCCGATATCAACAGACCCGCCGCCGATCCCTCCCTAAATGCAATTAGTCCGCTCTCTAGCTTGACGCACCTTTCGGGTCTCACGGGCATATCACAATCCCCGCTGGCGATCAGTTTCAACGAGCTGACCACAAACCTCAACTTGCTGGCCCAGCTGAATCCCGGTCTGGCGGCCATGTCGGGTCTAAACAGTTTCCCAGCGGGCGCTGGTAACCTGAGGACCCCGAAGCCCAGTGGCCAAACGCCGCTGCAGGTGCAGAGCCCCAGGAGCGATAGTGGAGATCGATCGGCGCAGGGATTGTCGGTAAAGAACTGGGCCAAACAGAAGCCGGGGGAGGGCCAGGGCAGCCTCAATCTGAGCATCAAGAACGAGGGCAAGGGAGGCGATATCAAGAGTCCCAGTCCTTCGATTGCTCCTTCGCAAATGGGCGGGCCCATGACGCTCTCCAATCTGGCCGAAGATCCCTTGCTCTACTGGCTCAAGTCGCAGCAGACCATGTTGGGTCTGAATCCCCTTTATCCGCCCACAATTCCCATGGGCGTGACCAGTCCCCCTATCAGATCTTCCACGCCGCAGCACATGAGTCAGTTGGCACAGACTCCGCCGATACCCTCGGCTCCGCTAACACCCTCGTCCACACCGTCGGGCAGTCTGGACGAGAAGAACGCGGCGTGGTACAACTGGTGCAAGGCGTTCGGTGCCAGTCTGCATACCCTGAATCCCAATGCCGCCACCTTGGCCGCCCTGCAAGCCAaccaactgcagcagcaggtggCCACCACGGCCGCAGAGGGGGGATCCATGGGAGATCCCTCGAACATACTGTACTCCCATCTCACGAAAGAGACTGAGACGCCGTCGGTGAGAAGTTTGTCCTCCAACGAACAGAATCCCGAGGCTGACGAGGCCACCGAAACCGATCTCGATGGCGAAGTGGAGCCGGAGGCATCCGGGAAACCGGAGGATCTCTCAGCCGCCGGCAAAGTGATGACCCCTTCGCAAAGTCCCATTGCCCATTCATCAGGCAGCAGGAGTCCCGAACCAAAGGCGAAGACCAAAACCCCAGAGACCACGAATTCCACAAGCGAATGCAAGAAGATCCTAGACAATATGCTCTTCAAGATGGGCGGAATGGAGGCCACTGGTCCGTTGATGCCGGAACAGGGATCCTCCGAATCGGAGGGCAGCTTCCAGGACACCAGCAATCCGCATACGAACAACAACGATGTGAGCgccagcaataacaataacaataataactcAAACAAAACGGACGAGGAGGAGAAGGCCAAGTATCTGGACTGCACGGCGGACGAGGATATCGAGGCCATCCGCCATGGCGAAAAGTTCCTGCAGTGGCTGGAGAATTGCAGCAATCCCCGCGTGACGGCCGTGCAGCTGATGCAACTTCGTTTCCTAATAGCCGCCATCAAGTCGGGCAACGAGACACCGATGATCGAGAAATCCGCTTTGCCGGAGGACAGCGAGGAGCACGCCGCGGAGGAGGAGGGCAGTGGGCGGGGCAAGAGTCGCCGTCGCAAATAG
- the dan gene encoding distal antenna, isoform B, with protein sequence MNIRMGTKGKRPLRSLTPRDKIHAIQRIHDGESKASVARDIGVPESTLRGWCKNEDKLRFMSRQSATDNLCADALGDKMDGGGGGGGGAGGGGLLGPPEKRQRLDGALPLNFSNKLKFDELAFKRSPLNGLDYSTNKNLADLGYNGLPVDYAAFNGGVKAKVFGADINRPAADPSLNAISPLSSLTHLSGLTGISQSPLAISFNELTTNLNLLAQLNPGLAAMSGLNSFPAGAGNLRTPKPSGQTPLQVQSPRSDSGDRSAQGLSVKNWAKQKPGEGQGSLNLSIKNEGKGGDIKSPSPSIAPSQMGGPMTLSNLAEDPLLYWLKSQQTMLGLNPLYPPTIPMGVTSPPIRSSTPQHMSQLAQTPPIPSAPLTPSSTPSGSLDEKNAAWYNWCKAFGASLHTLNPNAATLAALQANQLQQQVATTAAEGGSMGDPSNILYSHLTKETETPSVRSLSSNEQNPEADEATETDLDGEVEPEASGKPEDLSAAGKVMTPSQSPIAHSSGSRSPEPKAKTKTPETTNSTSECKKILDNMLFKMGGMEATGPLMPEQGSSESEGSFQDTSNPHTNNNDVSASNNNNNNNSNKTDEEEKAKYLDCTADEDIEAIRHGEKFLQWLENCSNPRVTAVQLMQLRFLIAAIKSGNETPMIEKSALPEDSEEHAAEEEGSGRGKSRRRKXEKPKLAPTEPATDTEIEDSPDGALHDAEPGPGVLATDANADTAEGSTRCHVYAPAVYRSSATLLSSLFFPPYEFVHCDLDDDPDDCQITGEYQQYDELSSSS encoded by the coding sequence ATGAACATCCGCATGGGCACAAAGGGCAAGCGTCCCCTGCGGAGCCTGACGCCCCGCGACAAGATCCATGCCATCCAGAGGATCCACGATGGCGAGTCCAAGGCCTCGGTGGCCAGGGACATCGGCGTGCCCGAGTCCACGCTGCGCGGCTGGTGCAAGAACGAGGACAAGCTCCGCTTCATGTCCCGCCAGTCTGCCACGGATAACCTCTGCGCCGACGCCCTGGGCGATAAGATggatggaggaggaggaggaggtggtggagcAGGCGGCGGAGGTCTTCTGGGACCGCCGGAGAAACGCCAGCGTTTGGACGGCGCCCTGCCCCTGAACTTCTCCAACAAACTGAAGTTCGATGAGCTGGCCTTCAAGCGATCCCCTCTGAATGGCCTGGACTACAGTACAAACAAGAATCTGGCCGATCTTGGGTACAATGGGCTGCCCGTAGACTATGCGGCCTTTAATGGCGGGGTCAAGGCCAAAGTGTTTGGTGCCGATATCAACAGACCCGCCGCCGATCCCTCCCTAAATGCAATTAGTCCGCTCTCTAGCTTGACGCACCTTTCGGGTCTCACGGGCATATCACAATCCCCGCTGGCGATCAGTTTCAACGAGCTGACCACAAACCTCAACTTGCTGGCCCAGCTGAATCCCGGTCTGGCGGCCATGTCGGGTCTAAACAGTTTCCCAGCGGGCGCTGGTAACCTGAGGACCCCGAAGCCCAGTGGCCAAACGCCGCTGCAGGTGCAGAGCCCCAGGAGCGATAGTGGAGATCGATCGGCGCAGGGATTGTCGGTAAAGAACTGGGCCAAACAGAAGCCGGGGGAGGGCCAGGGCAGCCTCAATCTGAGCATCAAGAACGAGGGCAAGGGAGGCGATATCAAGAGTCCCAGTCCTTCGATTGCTCCTTCGCAAATGGGCGGGCCCATGACGCTCTCCAATCTGGCCGAAGATCCCTTGCTCTACTGGCTCAAGTCGCAGCAGACCATGTTGGGTCTGAATCCCCTTTATCCGCCCACAATTCCCATGGGCGTGACCAGTCCCCCTATCAGATCTTCCACGCCGCAGCACATGAGTCAGTTGGCACAGACTCCGCCGATACCCTCGGCTCCGCTAACACCCTCGTCCACACCGTCGGGCAGTCTGGACGAGAAGAACGCGGCGTGGTACAACTGGTGCAAGGCGTTCGGTGCCAGTCTGCATACCCTGAATCCCAATGCCGCCACCTTGGCCGCCCTGCAAGCCAaccaactgcagcagcaggtggCCACCACGGCCGCAGAGGGGGGATCCATGGGAGATCCCTCGAACATACTGTACTCCCATCTCACGAAAGAGACTGAGACGCCGTCGGTGAGAAGTTTGTCCTCCAACGAACAGAATCCCGAGGCTGACGAGGCCACCGAAACCGATCTCGATGGCGAAGTGGAGCCGGAGGCATCCGGGAAACCGGAGGATCTCTCAGCCGCCGGCAAAGTGATGACCCCTTCGCAAAGTCCCATTGCCCATTCATCAGGCAGCAGGAGTCCCGAACCAAAGGCGAAGACCAAAACCCCAGAGACCACGAATTCCACAAGCGAATGCAAGAAGATCCTAGACAATATGCTCTTCAAGATGGGCGGAATGGAGGCCACTGGTCCGTTGATGCCGGAACAGGGATCCTCCGAATCGGAGGGCAGCTTCCAGGACACCAGCAATCCGCATACGAACAACAACGATGTGAGCgccagcaataacaataacaataataactcAAACAAAACGGACGAGGAGGAGAAGGCCAAGTATCTGGACTGCACGGCGGACGAGGATATCGAGGCCATCCGCCATGGCGAAAAGTTCCTGCAGTGGCTGGAGAATTGCAGCAATCCCCGCGTGACGGCCGTGCAGCTGATGCAACTTCGTTTCCTAATAGCCGCCATCAAGTCGGGCAACGAGACACCGATGATCGAGAAATCCGCTTTGCCGGAGGACAGCGAGGAGCACGCCGCGGAGGAGGAGGGCAGTGGGCGGGGCAAGAGTCGCCGTCGCAAATAGGAAAAGCCAAAGTTGGCGCCCACGGAGCCAGCCACGGATACAGAGATAGAGGATAGCCCAGACGGTGCTCTGCACGATGCAGAGCCAGGACCCGGTGTCCTGGCTACAGATGCAAATGCAGATACCGCCGAGGGCTCGACGAGGTGCCATGTCTATGCGCCGGCCGTCTACCGATCGTCGGCCACCCTACTCAGCTCCCTGTTCTTCCCTCCCTACGAATTTGTACATTGTGACCTCGACGATGACCCCGACGACTGCCAGATCACGGGCGAGTACCAGCAGTACGACGAACTGAGCTCCAGCAGTTAG
- the CG13653 gene encoding uncharacterized protein, which translates to MQLGKAIILILLAAIQQSCLALYIKSAEKNPAKTGPKDDWGVFKNTLGLSQEKVELLKSQKDQQGTKELLNRFILENPKALPKAKPQPDQFMGLYRSILKKLTASKRMLKTSLNFELADRPHKTLKRPRRKIAVKMVSDMPSWKIESLLNSFYLKHGIPRNAEEHDYPDLDMARDTDYESDNFYDDEGDVGLTAKTRQNTEYGSFQDLIMQAKMNEWERESEETKLHGPDNDDYI; encoded by the exons ATGCAGTTGGGAAAAGCTATCATTCTGATTTTGCTGGCGGCCATCCAGCAAAGCTGCCTGGCTCTCTACATCAAGAGCGCGGAGAAGAATCCAGCCAAGACTGGGCCCAAGGACGATTGGGGCGTCTTCAAGAACACACTCGGACTAAGCCAAGAAAAAG TTGAACTGCTAAAATCGCAAAAGGACCAACAAGGCACTAAGGAGCTGCTCAATCGATTCATTCTGGAGAACCCAAAGGCACTGCCGAAGGCCAAGCCACAACCCGATCAGTTCATGGGACTCTACAGATCCATCCTGAAGAAGCTGACGGCATCCAAGCGCATGCTGAAGACCTCGTTGAACTTTGAACTGGCCGACAGGCCACACAAGACCCTAAAAAGGCCGCGCCGTAAGATCGCCGTCAAGATGGTTTCCGATATGCCATCATGGAAGATCGAGAGCCTGCTGAACTCATTCTATCTGAAGCACGGAATTCCACGCAACGCCGAGGAGCACGATTATCCCGATCTTGACATGGCCAGGGATACTGATTACGAATCCGATAATTTCTACGACGACGAGGGAGATGTGGGTCTAACGGCCAAGACGCGCCAGAACACTGAGTACGGATCCTTCCAGGACCTCATTATGCAGGCCAAGATGAACGAGTGGGAGCGGGAGAGCGAAGAAACCAAATTGCACGGCCCCGACAATGATGACTACATCTAA